CTTTTTACCCTGATGGAAACTATCCCCAAGGAGAAGTTGTGGATTACAAAGATGACAACTTGTACCGTACtactgatgaagaaaagcGAGCTTTGGATCGAGAGAAGAATAACAAGTGGAATGAATTTCGTAAAGGTGCTGAAATTCATAGGAGAGTTCGAAAACTGGCAAAGGATGAGATCAAACCGGGAATGTCAATGATCGAGATCGCCGAACTAATCGAAAACGCAGTTCGTGGATATAGTGGTGAAGACGGACTCAAGGGTGGTATGGGATTTCCTTGTggtctttctttgaaccATTGTGCTGCGCACTATTCTCCTAATGCTAACGACAAACTTGTCTTAAATTATGAAGACGTCATGAAAGTAGATTTTGGTGTCCATGTGAACGGTCACATTATCGATAGTGCATTCACGTTAACATTCGATGACAAATATGATGATCTGTTGAAAGCTGTCAAGGATGCTACCAATACTGGTATTCGTGAAGCAGGTATTGATGTGAGATTGACCGACATTGGTGAAGCCATCCAAGAAGTAATGGAGTCCTACGAAGTTACTTTAGACGGAGAAACATACCAAGTTAAACCTATCAAGAATCTTTGTGGCCATAACATCGGCCAGTATAGAATTCATGGTGGTAAGTCTGTTCCCATAGTGAAGAATTTTGACAACACCAAGATGGAGGAAGGTGAAACCTTTGCAATTGAAACCTTTGGCAGTACAGGAAGGGGTCATGTGATAGGACAAGGTGAATGCTCTCACTACGCCAAGAATCCAGATGCCCCCGCCAATGCTATCTCCAGCATTCGTGTGAACCGTGCTAAACAATTGCTAAAGACTATCGATGAGAACTTTGGTACTCTTCCATTCTGTCGTCGCTACATAGATCGtcttggagaagaaaagtaCTTATTGGCATTGAACCAGTT
This window of the Komagataella phaffii GS115 chromosome 2, complete sequence genome carries:
- a CDS encoding Methionine aminopeptidase, whose amino-acid sequence is MTSSVDKVSQKVADVKLGSSKSTKNNKSKGKGKSNKNQVVEDDDEDDFEKALELAMQLDAQKLAQKKADDVPLVEEEEKKVEEKIEQQYDPISTFYPDGNYPQGEVVDYKDDNLYRTTDEEKRALDREKNNKWNEFRKGAEIHRRVRKLAKDEIKPGMSMIEIAELIENAVRGYSGEDGLKGGMGFPCGLSLNHCAAHYSPNANDKLVLNYEDVMKVDFGVHVNGHIIDSAFTLTFDDKYDDLLKAVKDATNTGIREAGIDVRLTDIGEAIQEVMESYEVTLDGETYQVKPIKNLCGHNIGQYRIHGGKSVPIVKNFDNTKMEEGETFAIETFGSTGRGHVIGQGECSHYAKNPDAPANAISSIRVNRAKQLLKTIDENFGTLPFCRRYIDRLGEEKYLLALNQLVKSGVVSDYPPLVDVKGSYTAQYEHTILLRPNVKEVVSRGEDY